The Nitrospinota bacterium genome window below encodes:
- the hemL gene encoding glutamate-1-semialdehyde 2,1-aminomutase, which yields MPMSGSKELFERAKTLMPGGVNSPVRAFKSVGRDPLFIKRAKGSAITDVEGRTYIDYVGSWGPMIVGHADDRVLAAIAEAAKDGTSFGAPHEREIELAQMVIDAVPSIEMCRMVSSGTEAVMSAIRLARGFTGRDMILKFEGCYHGHGDSMLVKAGSGVETLGLPDSPGVPSGIANNTLTAKYNDLTSAEELFAAHPGKIACVILEAVVGNMGVWIPEPGFLQGLRALCDRHDALLIFDEVITGFRLAYGGAQRYYGVKPDLTTLGKIIGGGLPVGCFGGRGDIMKMMAPEGPVYQAGTLSGNPLAMAAGIATLNILKQPGTYEALEQKSKKLADGLAAAAKKAGHKTTSNRVGAMFSLFFTGEKVFDYPSSKTSDTKKFAKYFGLMLENGVYLAPSQFEAGFMSLAHSDADIAKTIAAAESAFSRL from the coding sequence ATCCCCATGAGCGGCTCAAAAGAACTGTTTGAAAGGGCAAAAACGCTGATGCCCGGCGGGGTCAATAGCCCCGTCCGCGCGTTCAAAAGCGTGGGGCGCGACCCGCTTTTCATCAAGCGCGCCAAAGGAAGCGCAATCACCGACGTGGAAGGGCGCACGTATATCGATTATGTCGGCTCGTGGGGGCCGATGATTGTCGGCCACGCCGATGACCGGGTGCTGGCCGCCATCGCCGAAGCGGCGAAGGACGGCACCAGCTTCGGCGCGCCGCACGAGCGCGAGATAGAGCTGGCCCAAATGGTCATCGACGCCGTCCCCTCAATCGAGATGTGCCGCATGGTGAGCAGCGGCACCGAGGCGGTGATGAGCGCCATCCGCCTGGCGCGCGGCTTCACCGGGCGCGACATGATACTCAAATTTGAAGGGTGCTATCACGGCCACGGCGACAGCATGCTGGTGAAGGCCGGCAGCGGCGTGGAAACCCTCGGCCTGCCGGACAGCCCCGGCGTTCCCTCCGGCATCGCAAACAACACGCTCACCGCGAAATACAACGATCTCACCAGCGCCGAAGAACTCTTTGCCGCCCACCCCGGTAAAATCGCCTGCGTGATACTGGAAGCGGTTGTCGGCAACATGGGGGTCTGGATACCGGAACCGGGATTTTTGCAGGGACTCCGCGCGCTGTGCGACAGGCATGACGCGTTGCTCATCTTCGACGAAGTCATCACCGGTTTCCGCCTCGCGTATGGCGGCGCGCAGCGGTATTACGGCGTGAAGCCCGATCTCACCACGCTGGGCAAGATCATCGGCGGCGGCCTGCCGGTCGGCTGCTTCGGCGGGCGCGGGGATATCATGAAGATGATGGCCCCCGAAGGGCCGGTCTATCAGGCCGGAACCCTCAGCGGCAACCCGCTGGCGATGGCGGCCGGCATCGCCACCCTTAACATCCTGAAGCAACCCGGCACCTATGAGGCTCTGGAGCAAAAGAGCAAAAAACTGGCCGATGGCCTCGCCGCCGCCGCGAAAAAGGCCGGACACAAAACCACCAGCAACCGGGTGGGGGCGATGTTCTCGCTCTTTTTCACCGGCGAAAAGGTGTTTGATTACCCCTCGTCCAAGACTTCCGACACGAAGAAATTCGCCAAGTACTTCGGGCTGATGCTGGAAAACGGCGTCTACCTCGCCCCCTCGCAATTCGAGGCGGGATTCATGTCGCTCGCGCACAGCGATGCCGATATCGCCAAGACAATCGCCGCCGCCGAATCCGCCTTCAGCCGGCTCTGA